From the genome of Virgibacillus proomii, one region includes:
- a CDS encoding IS3 family transposase → MKARKCVPKKATSFSGESKCLPRKAQAKVAFGLKEEGFRLKDILLAVGIPEATYHYHVKNFGREDSDKVLKKIIIDLFKKFHERYGYKRITRELNKLGYVINHKKVYRIMCELGLKCVKFMRKSRKYNSYKGNVGKVAKNRLSRRFNTPIPLQKLVTDITEFKCLSEEKLYLNPILDLYNGEIIAYKIKERPTLDLVIEPLKETIEIIKNHATYRTTIHSDQGFHYQHNQWVRTLKENKVFQSMSRKATCADNASMENFFGILKQEMYYGEKLVSYEELKSRIEEYIYWYNHERIKEKLAGLSPVEYRTQSSQSTV, encoded by the coding sequence ATTAAGGCTAGAAAATGCGTACCTAAAAAAGCTACGAGCTTTTCGGGAGAATCCAAATGCCTTCCACGAAAAGCACAGGCAAAGGTAGCATTTGGACTTAAAGAAGAAGGATTCCGATTAAAAGATATTCTCCTTGCTGTGGGCATACCTGAAGCAACCTATCACTATCATGTGAAAAATTTTGGCAGAGAAGATTCAGACAAAGTACTAAAAAAAATCATTATAGATTTATTTAAAAAGTTCCATGAACGTTATGGCTATAAACGTATTACTAGAGAACTAAATAAATTAGGATACGTTATCAACCATAAAAAAGTATATCGCATTATGTGCGAATTGGGATTGAAATGTGTGAAATTTATGCGAAAATCCCGTAAATACAATTCCTATAAGGGAAACGTTGGAAAAGTGGCGAAAAACCGATTGTCTCGCCGTTTTAACACGCCAATTCCTCTTCAAAAATTAGTAACCGATATTACAGAATTCAAATGTCTAAGTGAAGAGAAGTTATATTTAAATCCGATTCTTGACCTTTATAACGGAGAAATTATTGCGTATAAAATCAAGGAACGTCCAACGTTAGATCTTGTCATAGAACCTTTAAAAGAAACGATAGAGATAATAAAGAATCATGCAACCTATCGCACCACCATCCATTCTGACCAAGGCTTTCATTACCAGCACAACCAATGGGTGAGAACATTAAAAGAGAATAAAGTATTCCAAAGCATGTCTAGAAAAGCAACCTGTGCGGATAATGCTTCCATGGAGAATTTTTTTGGCATTTTAAAACAAGAAATGTATTATGGAGAAAAATTAGTAAGCTATGAAGAATTAAAAAGTCGGATTGAAGAATATATCTATTGGTATAATCATGAACGAATAAAAGAAAAATTGGCCGGGCTGAGCCCAGTCGAGTATCGAACGCAATCCAGCCAATCAACTGTATAA
- a CDS encoding family 4 glycosyl hydrolase (catalyzes the fromation of N-acetyl-D-glucosamine and N-acetyl-D-glucosamine-6-phosphate from diacetylchitobiose-6-phosphate) gives MNTIKLVVIGGGSSYTPQLIEEIIQQYEVLPVAEIWLVDILEGRKRLSIVTNLAKRMVTRAGYPIKIIDTLDRRQAIKGATYIITQIRVGGLSMRQRDESICLKHGVIAQETTGAAGFMNALRTIPVMLDICEDIEELAPDAWLLNITNPCGIITEAIYKHTNIKVVGLSETPTHFYQTFAEMYQVPKKDINISFVGTNHLLWVTELFIKGKSKLTDMMLSDSTISEVNDKTNSLGLDPFFLQTYGAIPCNHHPYYLETEKILMKQKEAYKEGNLPSDGRTREETTLFSIYERKSTIELPKGLEDREGAACAEAAINVIKSIHYDQKQVHTVSVCNNGAIPCLPDDACIQVNSVVEQHRISPLNSEIILPHIRGLLQLIKAFEELTVEAAVTRNMGICLQALALHPLVPAEKAHALIQDLFMENEAYFHPVFY, from the coding sequence ATGAACACCATTAAGTTAGTAGTAATTGGTGGGGGTTCATCATATACTCCACAATTAATAGAAGAAATTATTCAACAATACGAGGTACTGCCGGTTGCAGAAATCTGGTTAGTAGATATTTTAGAAGGACGAAAAAGATTATCCATTGTTACGAATTTGGCTAAGCGAATGGTGACGCGTGCAGGCTATCCAATTAAAATTATAGATACATTAGATCGGCGTCAAGCAATTAAAGGTGCTACGTATATTATTACGCAAATTCGCGTTGGAGGATTAAGCATGCGACAAAGGGATGAGTCGATCTGCTTAAAACATGGCGTCATTGCACAAGAAACAACAGGAGCAGCAGGATTTATGAACGCATTACGAACGATTCCGGTCATGCTTGATATATGTGAGGATATTGAAGAATTAGCTCCTGACGCCTGGTTGCTAAATATTACTAATCCTTGTGGAATTATAACAGAAGCCATTTATAAACATACAAACATCAAAGTGGTTGGCTTAAGTGAAACACCAACCCATTTTTATCAAACGTTTGCCGAAATGTACCAAGTACCTAAAAAGGATATAAATATAAGTTTTGTAGGGACAAATCATTTACTTTGGGTGACGGAGCTATTCATTAAAGGAAAATCAAAGCTTACAGATATGATGCTTAGTGATTCAACAATCAGTGAGGTAAACGACAAAACTAACTCTTTAGGATTAGACCCATTTTTCTTACAGACTTATGGAGCAATACCTTGTAACCATCATCCATATTATTTAGAGACGGAAAAGATTTTAATGAAGCAAAAAGAAGCTTATAAAGAGGGAAATCTTCCATCAGATGGAAGAACACGAGAGGAGACAACGCTTTTTTCTATTTATGAAAGAAAATCTACAATAGAATTGCCAAAGGGTTTAGAGGATCGAGAGGGGGCTGCTTGTGCAGAAGCAGCAATCAATGTAATAAAGTCAATTCACTATGATCAAAAACAAGTTCACACAGTAAGTGTTTGTAATAATGGCGCAATACCTTGTTTACCTGATGATGCATGTATTCAAGTGAATAGCGTTGTGGAACAACATCGGATTTCGCCTTTAAATTCCGAAATAATCCTTCCACATATCCGTGGACTTTTACAACTTATCAAAGCCTTTGAGGAGCTAACTGTAGAAGCTGCAGTAACTAGAAATATGGGCATTTGTCTACAAGCATTAGCACTTCATCCATTGGTACCTGCAGAAAAAGCACATGCGTTAATTCAGGATTTATTTATGGAAAATGAAGCTTATTTTCATCCGGTTTTTTATTAA
- the alsS gene encoding acetolactate synthase AlsS translates to MKKETVTVRGAELVVDSLIQQGVTHVFGIPGAKIDAVFDVLKDRGPELIVCRHEQNAAFMAAAVGRLTGRPGVCLVTSGPGASNLATGLVTANKEGDPVVALAGNVKRADLLKKTHQSMNNAALFQPITKYSVEVEDPYNIPEAITNAFRAATSGQAGAAFISFPQDVVSESVTANLNLIKASPVPNPGAAPNEQISAAIAKIHNANLPVVLVGMKGGRPEAAEAVRRLLRKVKLPFVETYQAAGTLSHDLEDQYFGRIGLFRNQPGDILLEKADVVLTIGYDPIEYDPVFWNRKGERSILHLDEIQADIDHDYQPEMELVGDIATTLDHIVRDSLPISIDKPFLSLLQQLKKALKNQSEPPKEKKANLVHPLQIVQDLRNLIDDDMTVTCDIGSHSIWMARYFRCYRPLGLLFTNGMQTLGVALPWAIAATLVNPGQKVISVSGDGGFLFSAMELETAVRLKAPIVHLVWNDSTYDMVAFQQKMKYNRTSGVDFGNIDIVKYAESFGATGLRVNSPDELAIVLQKSLDKEGPVVIDIPVDYSDNIHLADQRFPKIFERQFRKKQTSM, encoded by the coding sequence ATGAAAAAAGAAACTGTTACAGTAAGAGGAGCAGAACTTGTGGTGGATAGTCTCATTCAGCAAGGTGTCACTCATGTTTTTGGAATTCCAGGAGCAAAGATCGATGCAGTGTTTGATGTATTGAAAGACAGGGGGCCTGAATTGATCGTTTGCCGTCACGAGCAGAATGCAGCATTTATGGCGGCGGCAGTTGGACGATTGACTGGAAGGCCCGGAGTTTGCCTAGTGACTTCAGGTCCAGGAGCGTCTAATTTAGCTACTGGTCTTGTAACAGCCAATAAAGAAGGAGATCCCGTTGTTGCTCTGGCGGGAAATGTAAAAAGAGCGGATCTTCTCAAGAAAACTCATCAATCGATGAATAATGCGGCATTGTTTCAGCCGATTACAAAATACAGTGTAGAGGTAGAAGATCCTTATAATATCCCTGAAGCCATAACCAATGCATTTAGAGCGGCAACTTCCGGACAAGCAGGTGCAGCTTTCATCAGCTTTCCACAAGATGTGGTATCAGAATCGGTAACCGCCAACCTCAACCTGATAAAGGCTTCCCCGGTACCGAACCCTGGTGCTGCTCCAAATGAACAAATCAGTGCAGCTATTGCAAAAATTCATAACGCTAATCTCCCCGTCGTTCTAGTCGGAATGAAAGGAGGAAGACCTGAAGCGGCGGAAGCGGTACGTCGGCTATTGAGAAAAGTGAAGCTACCGTTTGTTGAAACATATCAGGCAGCAGGGACGCTGTCACATGATTTGGAAGATCAATACTTTGGACGAATCGGATTATTCCGCAATCAGCCTGGAGATATTCTCTTAGAAAAAGCTGATGTTGTATTAACGATCGGTTATGATCCAATTGAATACGATCCGGTATTCTGGAACAGAAAAGGCGAACGGAGCATTTTGCATCTAGATGAAATCCAAGCCGATATTGATCATGACTACCAACCTGAAATGGAGCTTGTCGGTGATATTGCCACAACGTTAGATCATATAGTGCGTGATTCTCTGCCGATTTCTATTGACAAACCGTTCTTATCTTTGCTTCAGCAATTAAAGAAAGCACTAAAAAATCAAAGTGAACCTCCAAAAGAGAAGAAAGCAAATCTCGTTCATCCATTGCAGATTGTACAGGATCTGCGCAATTTAATCGATGATGATATGACGGTGACTTGTGATATCGGTTCCCACTCCATTTGGATGGCGCGTTATTTTCGCTGTTACCGTCCGCTCGGTCTCCTGTTTACAAATGGTATGCAGACACTTGGCGTTGCTCTCCCTTGGGCAATTGCTGCAACTCTTGTCAATCCGGGACAAAAAGTCATCTCTGTTTCAGGTGATGGTGGCTTCTTGTTTTCGGCAATGGAGCTGGAAACAGCGGTCAGATTAAAAGCTCCGATTGTTCATCTTGTCTGGAATGATAGCACATATGATATGGTGGCATTCCAGCAGAAAATGAAATACAATCGAACGTCCGGAGTCGATTTTGGCAATATTGATATTGTAAAATACGCTGAAAGCTTTGGAGCTACAGGCTTAAGAGTCAATTCACCTGATGAACTGGCAATTGTGCTTCAAAAAAGCCTAGATAAAGAGGGACCTGTTGTCATTGATATTCCGGTTGATTACAGTGACAATATTCATTTGGCTGATCAGCGCTTTCCAAAGATCTTTGAGAGACAATTCAGGAAAAAACAAACCTCTATGTAA
- a CDS encoding NAD-dependent succinate-semialdehyde dehydrogenase — MANTIIVKNPATGEVIKKIKKFSKEEVETALRKGFDYFPTWAKTNAHKRSELLNNWAVKVRENKDELAKLMTMENGKPLKESYGEVEYAASYIDWYAEEAKRIYGRTIPANTETKRIIISKQPVGLVAAITPWNFPAAMMTRKAAPALAAGCTFIVKPASETPLTGIRMIELAHEAGIPKDAIQYVTGSGKEIGDLFTDSKYVRKITFTGSTSVGKQLIKNSANTVKHVTMELGGHAPLIVTKDADVELAAKETVATKFRNAGQTCVCANRVIVHEDIVDEFAETFVHFAKQLKIGNGLDKGVDIGPIINKSSYEKIVDQIADAKKKGADVLLGDQFDTDEEKDYYFVHPTILNHVNEDMDIMHEETFGPVAPITVFKELDEAVKLANNSPYGLAAYFFTNDYRTGIYLYEHLEYGIIGWNDGGPSAAHAPFGGMKESGLGREGGLEGIEPYLETKYLSIGNL; from the coding sequence GTGGCAAATACAATCATAGTTAAAAACCCTGCTACTGGAGAGGTAATTAAAAAAATTAAGAAGTTTAGTAAAGAGGAAGTAGAAACAGCTTTACGTAAAGGTTTTGATTATTTTCCAACGTGGGCCAAAACAAATGCTCACAAACGGTCTGAGTTGCTAAATAATTGGGCTGTAAAGGTGAGAGAAAATAAAGACGAACTTGCTAAATTGATGACAATGGAAAATGGAAAACCATTAAAAGAATCATATGGAGAAGTAGAATATGCGGCAAGTTATATTGACTGGTATGCAGAAGAGGCAAAGCGAATTTATGGCCGGACGATCCCTGCCAATACGGAAACAAAGCGAATTATTATTAGTAAGCAGCCCGTTGGCTTAGTTGCTGCTATTACACCATGGAATTTTCCTGCAGCTATGATGACGAGAAAGGCTGCACCGGCACTTGCTGCAGGTTGTACATTTATTGTTAAACCAGCATCTGAAACTCCACTAACAGGGATTCGCATGATTGAATTGGCACATGAAGCAGGAATACCGAAAGACGCCATTCAATATGTTACAGGCTCAGGAAAAGAAATTGGCGATTTGTTTACAGACAGCAAATATGTGCGAAAAATAACGTTTACCGGTTCTACTTCAGTTGGCAAACAATTAATAAAAAATAGTGCCAATACGGTTAAACATGTAACAATGGAGCTCGGTGGACATGCTCCTTTAATTGTCACCAAGGACGCTGATGTGGAGCTTGCTGCTAAAGAGACTGTTGCTACCAAATTTCGTAACGCCGGTCAAACCTGTGTTTGTGCAAACCGTGTGATTGTTCATGAAGATATAGTTGATGAATTCGCTGAAACGTTTGTTCATTTTGCAAAACAGCTCAAAATTGGAAATGGACTAGACAAAGGAGTAGATATTGGTCCAATCATTAATAAAAGCAGCTATGAAAAAATTGTTGACCAAATTGCTGATGCAAAGAAAAAAGGTGCTGACGTTTTATTAGGCGATCAGTTTGATACAGATGAAGAAAAAGACTATTATTTCGTACATCCTACCATACTAAATCATGTAAACGAAGATATGGATATTATGCATGAAGAGACGTTTGGTCCAGTTGCTCCAATTACAGTATTTAAAGAGCTTGATGAAGCTGTTAAATTAGCAAATAATTCACCATATGGTCTTGCCGCATATTTCTTTACGAATGATTATCGAACTGGTATATATCTTTATGAACATTTGGAGTATGGAATTATCGGATGGAATGATGGCGGTCCATCTGCAGCTCATGCACCGTTTGGAGGTATGAAAGAAAGTGGTCTCGGTCGTGAAGGTGGGCTAGAAGGTATTGAGCCTTATTTAGAAACAAAGTACTTATCGATCGGCAACTTATAA
- the alsR gene encoding acetoin biosynthesis transcriptional regulator AlsR produces MELRHLRYFIVVAEELHFGKAALRLQMTQPPLSQQIKQLESEIGVTLLNRSKRNVQLTAAGRVFLKQIKEGLSQIDHAVDMAQRTARGELGKLVIGFVGSATYEIMPPIIRHYRNQFPSVKIELRELSTLYQVNALLNGHIDIGVLHPPLENDKLKVNTVRKSHCVLALPKQHPLTQKNQVYLKDLEKESLIIIAKESWPSLYIKFNFLCEKAGFTPNIDQEATEFQMLLGLVSAGMGVSIVPAATKRLYNLDVVYKKIEDLPMHASWITAHRKDNPNPALKHFIEVLNYFLNL; encoded by the coding sequence ATAGAGCTACGTCACCTTCGCTATTTTATAGTTGTAGCCGAAGAACTACATTTCGGAAAAGCAGCTCTTCGGCTGCAGATGACACAGCCTCCGCTTAGTCAGCAAATTAAACAGCTAGAAAGTGAAATTGGCGTAACTTTGCTGAATAGATCAAAAAGGAACGTCCAACTGACAGCGGCAGGTAGAGTCTTTTTAAAACAGATAAAGGAAGGCCTTTCCCAGATTGATCACGCAGTGGACATGGCCCAGCGTACAGCCCGGGGGGAGCTTGGTAAACTAGTAATCGGTTTTGTCGGGTCTGCTACATATGAGATTATGCCTCCTATTATCAGGCACTACCGAAACCAGTTCCCTTCCGTCAAAATTGAACTGCGGGAGCTATCAACTCTATATCAAGTCAATGCTTTATTAAACGGACATATCGATATCGGTGTACTACATCCCCCGTTGGAAAACGATAAGCTGAAAGTAAATACAGTTAGGAAAAGTCATTGCGTACTGGCACTTCCTAAACAACATCCGCTGACCCAAAAGAACCAAGTTTATTTAAAAGACCTTGAAAAAGAATCACTGATCATAATTGCCAAAGAATCTTGGCCCTCTTTATACATTAAATTTAACTTCTTGTGTGAAAAAGCCGGATTCACGCCAAACATCGATCAAGAAGCTACAGAATTCCAGATGTTACTCGGCTTGGTATCGGCTGGAATGGGGGTCTCGATCGTTCCGGCTGCGACCAAACGGCTATATAATCTGGACGTTGTGTACAAGAAAATCGAAGACTTACCCATGCATGCCAGTTGGATTACCGCACATAGAAAAGACAACCCAAATCCGGCCCTGAAACATTTTATAGAGGTTTTAAACTATTTTTTAAATCTATAG
- a CDS encoding BglG family transcription antiterminator, with amino-acid sequence MNQRQRELVEILLSNNQRALLIKDLAKQVQCSEKTVRNDLQTIDKLLKGYPSAYIIRKPGTGVFIEINENDRARLFHALFRKDETKDERVMNIAYRLLTEEQPITIQNLSETYFMPTTIIKDDLNCIQQWLESFGLSVECRQGLGHYIAGDEINRRVALAHIEELTGDSANFVLDLFMPFEVATVKQTLDSMCKRWELPITSESLNNLLVHALIIVKRTKCHAPIGIPKQNESIFQSKEYQAAKWGLQQLTEKFCLTFSESEIIYFTWHIRGSKKYEEAIYQQKDEPMKQILATLIETMQQLTRVPFLSDDQLVNGLIIHLDAVVNRLMYGFPISNPLLFEIKKMYPYVFSMVTLATERINDNFHLDIPEEEVAYIVLHFQASIERMDAEKHAIPKVLIVCDMGIGMSRLLQAKVEKQYQELKIVGAIGKGEVQAFLKENDVNLIISTTPLEKVKVPSIIISPLLEATDKEKLQKYLKRRAVESSVLAASDHVLCEFIDEALTFVGIRPQHRFQVVEMLGNMLYKQGKVDKSYIHQALLRERKSATSIGGGVAIPHGDPMLVRESSIAVAVLDRPIDWGKEKVSIVFMLALVNDKANPIKAIIHKISALSKNPEIVGALLNARDKQNFLRILNERNL; translated from the coding sequence ATGAATCAAAGACAAAGAGAGTTAGTAGAAATTTTATTATCCAATAACCAACGTGCGTTATTAATAAAAGACCTTGCTAAACAAGTGCAATGTTCGGAGAAAACTGTACGCAATGATTTGCAAACGATTGACAAGTTGTTAAAGGGTTATCCATCTGCTTATATTATTCGAAAACCAGGAACAGGAGTATTTATAGAAATAAATGAAAACGACCGTGCCCGTTTATTCCATGCTCTTTTTCGTAAAGATGAAACAAAGGATGAACGAGTAATGAACATTGCTTATCGACTATTAACTGAGGAACAACCAATTACTATACAAAACCTTAGTGAAACATATTTTATGCCCACTACTATTATTAAAGATGATCTCAACTGCATACAGCAATGGCTAGAGAGTTTTGGTTTAAGTGTTGAGTGCAGACAAGGGCTTGGGCACTATATAGCGGGAGATGAAATAAATAGACGAGTTGCTTTAGCTCATATCGAAGAACTTACTGGCGATTCAGCAAACTTTGTATTGGATTTATTTATGCCATTTGAAGTTGCTACAGTAAAGCAAACCTTAGACAGCATGTGTAAGCGCTGGGAACTTCCTATAACAAGTGAATCATTGAATAACCTTTTAGTTCATGCGTTAATTATTGTGAAAAGAACAAAGTGTCATGCTCCTATTGGCATACCGAAACAGAATGAATCTATTTTTCAATCAAAAGAATACCAAGCTGCAAAGTGGGGCTTACAGCAATTAACAGAAAAATTTTGTCTTACTTTTTCTGAGTCAGAGATAATCTATTTCACTTGGCATATACGTGGCAGTAAAAAGTACGAAGAGGCGATTTATCAACAAAAAGATGAACCAATGAAGCAAATTTTAGCTACACTAATCGAAACGATGCAACAGCTGACGAGAGTCCCATTCTTGAGTGATGATCAATTAGTGAATGGGCTCATAATTCATTTAGATGCTGTAGTCAATCGTTTAATGTACGGGTTTCCAATTTCTAATCCGTTGTTGTTTGAGATTAAAAAGATGTACCCATATGTGTTTAGCATGGTAACACTCGCGACAGAGCGGATAAATGACAATTTTCATTTAGATATACCAGAGGAAGAAGTGGCATACATTGTACTCCATTTTCAAGCTTCCATTGAGAGGATGGATGCTGAAAAACATGCTATACCAAAAGTCTTAATTGTGTGTGATATGGGCATAGGCATGTCTCGTTTGCTGCAAGCTAAGGTCGAAAAGCAATATCAAGAATTAAAAATTGTAGGGGCAATAGGAAAAGGAGAAGTACAAGCTTTTTTGAAAGAAAATGATGTCAATTTAATTATTTCCACAACACCCTTAGAAAAGGTAAAAGTGCCTTCTATTATTATTTCGCCGCTTTTAGAAGCTACAGATAAAGAAAAACTACAAAAGTATCTTAAAAGACGAGCAGTGGAGTCATCTGTGTTAGCAGCTTCAGATCATGTGCTCTGTGAATTTATCGATGAAGCATTAACATTTGTCGGAATCCGACCACAGCATCGTTTTCAAGTAGTAGAAATGCTGGGAAATATGCTATATAAACAGGGAAAAGTAGACAAATCCTATATTCATCAGGCGTTATTACGAGAACGAAAGTCTGCAACTTCTATTGGCGGTGGAGTAGCGATTCCACATGGTGATCCAATGTTAGTTAGAGAGTCCTCGATAGCTGTAGCTGTTTTAGATAGGCCGATTGACTGGGGTAAAGAAAAAGTATCGATTGTGTTTATGCTAGCTTTAGTAAATGACAAAGCAAATCCGATTAAAGCAATTATTCACAAAATATCAGCTCTCTCTAAAAACCCAGAAATAGTTGGGGCTTTATTAAACGCTCGCGATAAACAAAATTTTTTACGAATTTTAAATGAAAGAAATTTATAA
- a CDS encoding PTS sugar transporter subunit IIA → MHTLKQASLAYLYEREKIASTVYGNLVAIPLPVTPQTDETFLTVCTLTNVMAWKDKPAQYICLLNIKRNSQEDLQPIYDLLGAIVNSETIVQQLLKVDDCTSFIKVLNDFNNKSFVQTLPFSSGRSHGSKLKMLYLKNNAIICYAMSRELSTK, encoded by the coding sequence ATACATACCTTGAAACAAGCATCTCTTGCTTACCTTTATGAAAGAGAAAAAATTGCTTCAACTGTTTACGGTAATCTAGTCGCTATCCCCCTTCCAGTAACACCACAGACCGATGAAACTTTTTTAACTGTTTGTACTCTTACAAATGTAATGGCTTGGAAAGACAAGCCAGCACAATATATATGTTTGTTAAATATAAAAAGAAACAGTCAGGAAGATTTACAACCGATATATGATTTATTAGGAGCTATTGTTAATTCTGAAACAATTGTCCAACAATTACTTAAAGTTGACGATTGTACGTCTTTTATTAAAGTGCTAAATGATTTTAATAATAAATCATTCGTACAAACCTTGCCTTTTTCCTCAGGAAGGTCACATGGCAGCAAATTAAAAATGCTTTATTTAAAGAATAATGCTATAATCTGCTATGCTATGTCTAGAGAGCTGTCAACAAAGTAG
- a CDS encoding helix-turn-helix domain-containing protein → MAKYSEEFKINLVTEYLYGNLGYKLLAKKYNMGSATPIFEWVKVYKSQGMDGLKRKKARKFYPVRFKLNTIQFVLKTGATFLETAVQFKLNNPSLIRRWMKEFKEQGVEGLKPKGESSMSKKPNKRKKKEEKKLTREEILERENELLRLENAYLKKLRAFRENPNAFHEKHRQR, encoded by the coding sequence ATGGCTAAATATAGTGAAGAATTTAAAATAAATCTTGTCACCGAGTATTTATATGGCAACCTAGGATATAAATTATTAGCAAAAAAATATAATATGGGTAGCGCAACACCAATATTTGAATGGGTGAAAGTCTATAAGTCTCAGGGAATGGATGGGTTAAAAAGAAAAAAAGCTAGGAAGTTTTATCCTGTTCGATTTAAATTAAATACGATACAATTTGTGTTAAAGACAGGTGCTACTTTTTTAGAAACTGCTGTTCAATTTAAATTGAACAACCCTTCCTTAATTAGACGCTGGATGAAAGAATTTAAGGAACAAGGAGTAGAAGGCCTGAAACCAAAGGGGGAGTCTTCTATGTCTAAGAAACCCAATAAACGGAAGAAAAAGGAAGAAAAAAAGTTAACACGTGAAGAAATATTAGAACGAGAGAATGAACTATTAAGGCTAGAAAATGCGTACCTAAAAAAGCTACGAGCTTTTCGGGAGAATCCAAATGCCTTCCACGAAAAGCACAGGCAAAGGTAG
- the budA gene encoding acetolactate decarboxylase, with amino-acid sequence MKSQSKQKDMSTIDKNFDQVYQFSTMVSLLDGIYDGDFYMSEAREHGDFGIGTFNQLDGELIGFDGKFYRLRSDGKAYPVKESDCSPFCSLTFFHPAIYHDINRQMTRETFEKKMHVLLPSENVFYAIRMDGTFKKVKTRTVELQEKPYVPMVEAVKSQPIFDFNNIKGTIVGFWTPQYANGIAVSGFHFHFIDEDRHSGGHVFDYEIEKCTIQISQKLNMYLRLPNTKDFFKADLNRHDLAAGIEATEGNPKS; translated from the coding sequence ATGAAAAGTCAAAGCAAGCAAAAAGACATGTCAACGATCGATAAAAATTTTGACCAAGTTTATCAGTTTTCAACCATGGTTTCTTTGTTGGACGGCATTTATGATGGGGATTTTTACATGTCGGAAGCGAGGGAACACGGTGATTTTGGGATTGGCACTTTTAATCAACTGGACGGGGAATTAATCGGATTTGATGGTAAGTTTTACCGTCTCCGTTCTGATGGAAAAGCTTATCCAGTCAAAGAAAGCGACTGCTCACCATTTTGTTCACTAACGTTTTTCCATCCAGCTATTTATCATGACATCAATCGGCAGATGACTCGTGAAACGTTTGAAAAAAAGATGCATGTGCTGTTGCCTAGTGAAAATGTGTTTTATGCAATCCGTATGGACGGTACCTTTAAAAAAGTAAAAACGAGAACGGTGGAATTGCAGGAAAAGCCGTACGTACCAATGGTTGAAGCAGTAAAATCTCAGCCGATCTTTGATTTTAATAACATCAAGGGGACAATTGTAGGATTTTGGACACCGCAATATGCTAATGGGATCGCCGTATCTGGCTTTCACTTTCATTTTATTGATGAAGATCGACATTCAGGTGGACATGTATTTGATTATGAAATTGAAAAGTGTACCATTCAAATTTCGCAAAAACTAAACATGTACCTTAGACTTCCGAATACGAAGGACTTCTTTAAAGCTGATTTAAACAGACATGATCTTGCAGCTGGAATTGAAGCTACAGAAGGAAATCCGAAATCGTAA